One Ahaetulla prasina isolate Xishuangbanna chromosome 17, ASM2864084v1, whole genome shotgun sequence genomic window carries:
- the LOC131186526 gene encoding uncharacterized protein LOC131186526, with translation MMSECYASCPASTVTIQPPPFVLNIPGPALYCPDQAFGIEQHNPCAGFGGVVARGGGGIGIEGTVGGSMGALGPGRGGWGGSWSGGSGIGSRMGGGLGVGGVGGVGGLGGLGGGGLAPGGPTGLGIGGLGGPRSGGLGIGGVVGPRGSLGIGGPRGTTAGWSGGSRVGGTIGGRRGSVGMGSMTGGDLGSGEDGVMSGRRGSIGAGGPTIGWSGGSGVGDTMGVRRGSVGTGSITEGDLGTGGVGGTRHGGLSSGGTRITTGGWGGGSGTGVSVGGRRGSIGTGGTIGGGVGSSMSGRRGSVGTVSVTGGDYGLSGTRGSTVGGWSSGRRMSGSHRYGGSIGYGSGGYGGGYSSGGYGSSGYGGGFGHTGYGSGYGSGYGHTGYGSGGYRRIRYSVGGVGDGYRSGGFSSRSYGGSYGGTLAVMPGPSDIYSYY, from the coding sequence ATGATGTCTGAATGCTACGCCAGCTGTCCTGCCTCGACCGTCACAATCCAGCCGCCCCCTTTTGTCCTAAATATCCCAGGACCAGCATTGTACTGCCCTGAccaagcctttggcattgaacaACACAATCCATGTGCAGGCTTTGGTGGCGTGGTGGCGAGAGGTGGTGGTGGCATTGGCATTGAGGGTACTGTTGGAGGGAGCATGGGTGCTTTGGGACCTGGAAGAGGAGGTTGGGGCGGTAGCTGGAGCGGTGGAAGTGGAATAGGCAGTAGGATGGGTGGTGGTTTGGGTGTTGGTGGAGTAGGAGGTGTAGGTGGTTTAGGTGGTTTAGGAGGTGGTGGTCTGGCCCCTGGAGGACCCACAGGTCTGGGCATTGGAGGGCTTGGAGGACCCAGAAGTGGTGGTCTGGGCATCGGAGGAGTAGTTGGACCCAGAGGTAGTCTGGGCATTGGCGGACCAAGGGGTACCACAGCAGGTTGGAGTGGAGGTAGCAGAGTAGGGGGCACTATTGGTGGTCGGAGAGGCAGTGTTGGGATGGGCAGCATGACTGGTGGTGATTTGGGCAGTGGTGAAGATGGAGTTATGAGTGGTCGAAGAGGCAGTATTGGAGCTGGGGGCCCTACCATTGGTTGGAGTGGAGGGAGTGGAGTAGGGGACACGATGGGTGTTCGGAGAGGCAGCGTTGGGACAGGCAGCATCACCGAGGGTGATCTAGGCACTGGTGGAGTTGGGGGCACAAGACATGGTGGCTTGAGCTCTGGTGGAACAAGGATCACCACGGGAGGTTGGGGTGGAGGTAGCGGAACAGGAGTTAGTGTGGGGGGACGGAGAGGTAGTATTGGAACTGGAGGCACTATAGGTGGTGGCGTAGGGAGCAGCATGAGTGGTCGCAGAGGCAGCGTTGGAACAGTGAGTGTCACTGGTGGGGATTATGGCCTTAGTGGAACAAGGGGCAGTACAGTAGGTGGTTGGAGTAGTGGCCGCCGAATGAGTGGAAGCCACCGATATGGCGGTAGCATTGGGTACGGCAGTGGTGGATATGGTGGTGGTTACAGCAGTGGCGGATATGGTTCCTCTGGATATGGAGGTGGATTTGGCCACACAGGCTATGGTTCTGGATATGGAAGTGGATATGGCCACACTGGATATGGTTCTGGTGGATACAGACGGATCCGATACTCTGTTGGTGGAGTGGGGGATGGATACAGAAGTGGTGGCTTCAGCAGCCGATCTTACGGAGGTTCCTATGGTGGGACCCTGGCCGTGATGCCAGGCCCTTCAGACATCTACTCCTATTACTGA